TACAACACGGTCACCGCGACGTGTTCTTGTGGCAACGCCTTCCAGGTGGGTTCGACTTCTGGTCAGGACTTCTCTCTGGACGTGTGCTCCAACTGCCACCCGTTCTACACGGGCAAGCAGAAGCAAGCGACCACCGGTGGCCGCGTAGAGCGCTTCAACAAGCGCTTCGGTGCTGCCATGAAGCGCGGCTAAAACGCCCGCTTGCCGGCACTCACGTGCCGGGTGCCAAAGACCCACGCTTCGGCGTGGGTTTTTTTATGCTCACGTACTCGTGCCCACGAACTGATGCCTGCGAGATAATGAAAAATTTTTCCATAAATGCTGCGGCGCAT
The window above is part of the Halomonas sp. GD1P12 genome. Proteins encoded here:
- the rpmE gene encoding 50S ribosomal protein L31, with translation MKQGIHPNYNTVTATCSCGNAFQVGSTSGQDFSLDVCSNCHPFYTGKQKQATTGGRVERFNKRFGAAMKRG